In Puntigrus tetrazona isolate hp1 chromosome 22, ASM1883169v1, whole genome shotgun sequence, one genomic interval encodes:
- the krt222 gene encoding keratin, type I cytoskeletal 19 isoform X1 → MEELEEPKSVMRGLNERLKGFLEHVSRLERANCELEERIGEWGLRNATPRRDWGDKEALAQELRAQVRMIIMENAEVLLQSDTVKLRAAHLKTRCETEEKLRLLKELEVSQLMLKKKEMETANSLLEKQLYESKNELQQIIEEHERELDQHQRRAVEECDRVLAQVAAGEDGRGMDLSRTSTQCDHFSPAQSSPDSATPPNPASGSCPASQRRPRKDATSPTAAFPPQVRAGDEILKEARAELAEARKRWHRLQVEIESLHALERSLQSSLCHTQLQYSVQLKDLSRSVRGLETELETVRDGLEMQKQNHSQLLNTKMRLEREIATYRKLLEHEEGSHRFLNSDGPSLKLKPWKGSVLAPEQNGLPNGCDEDITEPVFSERTSKISPTLQQQRSHVILTEPVLNKDGEICTVKTQEILEGNVVRESAEGHGNVETEKIDKVIRQWEGSFFKGNPKLRKKSVSLRFDLHMAVADEGCSQTKQDSLPNVEVRLVMRRSRSIPTFAQ, encoded by the exons ATGGAGGAACTGGAAGAGCCGAAATCGGTCATGAGGGGCCTCAACGAACGTCTGAAGGGGTTCCTGGAGCACGTGAGTCGGTTGGAACGGGCCAACTGCGAACTGGAGGAGCGGATTGGGGAGTGGGGATTGAGGAACGCGACTCCGCGGCGGGACTGGGGCGACAAGGAGGCGCTGGCACAGGAACTGCGAGCTCAG GTTAGGATGATCATAATGGAAAATGCTGAAGTTTTGCTACAATCTGATACAGTGAAACTCAGGGCAGCACATTTAAAGACAAG gtgtgaaACCGAGGAAAAACTCAGACTCCTGAAGGAGCTGGAGGTGTCACAGCTGATGCTAAAGAAGAAGGAGATGGAAACGGCCAACAGCCTCCTGGAAAAGCAGCTTTATGAATCCAAGAATGAGTTACAGCAAATAATAGAGGAGCATGAG AGAGAGCTGGATCAGCACCAGCGGCGAGCAGTAGAGGAGTGTGATAGAGTGCTAGCGCAGGTTGCTGCAGGAGAGGATGGCAGAGGAATGGATCTCTCCCGGACCAGCACCCAGTGCGACCACTTCAGCCCAGCCCAGAGTAGCCCTGACTCAGCCACGCCACCAAATCCAGCCTCAGGCTCCTGTCCCGCTTCACAGAGAAGGCCCAGAAAGGATGCAACCAGCCCCACAGCTGCGTTTCCGCCACAG GTGAGAGCAGGTGACGAGATCCTGAAGGAAGCACGAGCAGAGCTCGCTGAGGCCCGAAAGCGATGGCACCGTCTACAGGTGGAAATCGAATCGCTACATGCCTTG GAGAGGAGTCTCCAAAGCTCGCTTTGCCACACTCAGCTCCAGTACTCTGTGCAGCTCAAGGATCTGTCCCGGTCTGTCAGGGGTCTGGAGACTGAGCTAGAAACTGTGCGGGATGGTCTAGAAATGCAGAAACAGAACCATAGCCAGCTCCTCAACACCAAGATGAGGCTGGAGAGAGAGATTGCAACCTATAGGAAACTCTTGGAACATGAGGAGGGCAG CCACAGGTTCCTAAACTCAGATGGCCCGTCTCTGAAGCTGAAGCCATGGAAGGGGTCAGTTCTTGCTCCAGAGCAGAATGGCCTGCCCAACGGATGTGATGAAGATATCACTGAGCCAGTCTTTTCTGAGAGAACATCAAAAATAAGCCCGACTCTTCAGCAACAGCGGAGTCATGTCATCCTCACAG AACCAGTTCTAAACAAAGATGGAGAGATCTGTACTGTGAAGACTCAGGAGATTCTGGAAGGAAATGTAGTGAGGGAGAGTGCCGAGGGTCACGGAAATGTCGA GACAGAGAAGATTGACAAGGTAATCAGGCAATGGGAAGGGTCATTCTTTAAAGGAAATCCCAAGCTGAGGAAGAAATCGGTGTCTCTGCGTTTTGATCTTCACATGGCTGTAGCGGACGAGGGTTGCAGCCAGACAAAACAGGACAGTCTCCCTAATGTGGAGGTCCGTCTGGTCATGAGACGGTCTCGCAGCATCCCCACTTTTGCCCAGTGA
- the krt222 gene encoding keratin, type I cytoskeletal 19 isoform X2, which produces MEELEEPKSVMRGLNERLKGFLEHVSRLERANCELEERIGEWGLRNATPRRDWGDKEALAQELRAQVRMIIMENAEVLLQSDTVKLRAAHLKTRCETEEKLRLLKELEVSQLMLKKKEMETANSLLEKQLYESKNELQQIIEEHERELDQHQRRAVEECDRVLAQVAAGEDGRGMDLSRTSTQCDHFSPAQSSPDSATPPNPASGSCPASQRRPRKDATSPTAAFPPQVRAGDEILKEARAELAEARKRWHRLQVEIESLHALERSLQSSLCHTQLQYSVQLKDLSRSVRGLETELETVRDGLEMQKQNHSQLLNTKMRLEREIATYRKLLEHEEGRFLNSDGPSLKLKPWKGSVLAPEQNGLPNGCDEDITEPVFSERTSKISPTLQQQRSHVILTEPVLNKDGEICTVKTQEILEGNVVRESAEGHGNVETEKIDKVIRQWEGSFFKGNPKLRKKSVSLRFDLHMAVADEGCSQTKQDSLPNVEVRLVMRRSRSIPTFAQ; this is translated from the exons ATGGAGGAACTGGAAGAGCCGAAATCGGTCATGAGGGGCCTCAACGAACGTCTGAAGGGGTTCCTGGAGCACGTGAGTCGGTTGGAACGGGCCAACTGCGAACTGGAGGAGCGGATTGGGGAGTGGGGATTGAGGAACGCGACTCCGCGGCGGGACTGGGGCGACAAGGAGGCGCTGGCACAGGAACTGCGAGCTCAG GTTAGGATGATCATAATGGAAAATGCTGAAGTTTTGCTACAATCTGATACAGTGAAACTCAGGGCAGCACATTTAAAGACAAG gtgtgaaACCGAGGAAAAACTCAGACTCCTGAAGGAGCTGGAGGTGTCACAGCTGATGCTAAAGAAGAAGGAGATGGAAACGGCCAACAGCCTCCTGGAAAAGCAGCTTTATGAATCCAAGAATGAGTTACAGCAAATAATAGAGGAGCATGAG AGAGAGCTGGATCAGCACCAGCGGCGAGCAGTAGAGGAGTGTGATAGAGTGCTAGCGCAGGTTGCTGCAGGAGAGGATGGCAGAGGAATGGATCTCTCCCGGACCAGCACCCAGTGCGACCACTTCAGCCCAGCCCAGAGTAGCCCTGACTCAGCCACGCCACCAAATCCAGCCTCAGGCTCCTGTCCCGCTTCACAGAGAAGGCCCAGAAAGGATGCAACCAGCCCCACAGCTGCGTTTCCGCCACAG GTGAGAGCAGGTGACGAGATCCTGAAGGAAGCACGAGCAGAGCTCGCTGAGGCCCGAAAGCGATGGCACCGTCTACAGGTGGAAATCGAATCGCTACATGCCTTG GAGAGGAGTCTCCAAAGCTCGCTTTGCCACACTCAGCTCCAGTACTCTGTGCAGCTCAAGGATCTGTCCCGGTCTGTCAGGGGTCTGGAGACTGAGCTAGAAACTGTGCGGGATGGTCTAGAAATGCAGAAACAGAACCATAGCCAGCTCCTCAACACCAAGATGAGGCTGGAGAGAGAGATTGCAACCTATAGGAAACTCTTGGAACATGAGGAGGGCAG GTTCCTAAACTCAGATGGCCCGTCTCTGAAGCTGAAGCCATGGAAGGGGTCAGTTCTTGCTCCAGAGCAGAATGGCCTGCCCAACGGATGTGATGAAGATATCACTGAGCCAGTCTTTTCTGAGAGAACATCAAAAATAAGCCCGACTCTTCAGCAACAGCGGAGTCATGTCATCCTCACAG AACCAGTTCTAAACAAAGATGGAGAGATCTGTACTGTGAAGACTCAGGAGATTCTGGAAGGAAATGTAGTGAGGGAGAGTGCCGAGGGTCACGGAAATGTCGA GACAGAGAAGATTGACAAGGTAATCAGGCAATGGGAAGGGTCATTCTTTAAAGGAAATCCCAAGCTGAGGAAGAAATCGGTGTCTCTGCGTTTTGATCTTCACATGGCTGTAGCGGACGAGGGTTGCAGCCAGACAAAACAGGACAGTCTCCCTAATGTGGAGGTCCGTCTGGTCATGAGACGGTCTCGCAGCATCCCCACTTTTGCCCAGTGA